DNA from Isachenkonia alkalipeptolytica:
ACCGCACAGTTGGTAGTAATTAATGGTAAAAACACGCCTAAAGATTGATACAGTGCGGGACTGGTTTTCTGGATCACCATCTCTACAAGTTGAACTAACGAGGCGATTACCAAAATAAACATAATCGTTTGCATGTATTGAAGACCCAAGGGGTCTAATATATAGTTTTGCACGATAAATGTAATAATCGAGGCTAAACTCATAACAAAGGTTACAGCCATTCCCATACCGAAGGCAGTTTCCACTTGTTTGGAAACCCCTAGGAAGGGACAGATACCTAGAAATCTTGATAATACAAAGTTGTTTACCAGTATAGCACTAACAAGTATCGCAAATAACGATGAAACTGATAAATCTAGCATATTCCTAACCTCCTATCTATTTGATTCGCTTTACTATCACTACATTAAAAAGTGCTGTCAACAAACCTAGAGCCAAGAATGCACCAGGAGGTTGAACCATGATTCCCATTGCGGGATACGCCTCTCCTAATAATTCAACACCAAAGATTGCTCCACTTCCAAATAATTCTCTAACCGCGCCTAAGACCACAAGGGCTAAAGTAAAACCTAGCCCCATACTGATCCCATCCACGATGGATGAAGGTGTTGAGTTTTTTGAGGCAAAAGATTCGGCTCTTCCTAAGATTAAACAGTTTACTACTATCAATGGAATGAAAATCCCCAGGGCATCATAAAGATCCGGGAGGTATGCATTCATGACCATTCCAATCATTGTTACAAAGGTTGCTATAACAACGATAAAACTGGGAATTCGAATTTTATCCGGTATAAAGTTTTTCATCAAAGCTATTACAGTATTGGAACCTAAAAGAACAGCCGTTGTTGCAAGACCCATGCCGAGTCCGTTTGTTGCAGTCCCTGTTACGGCTAAAACCGGACACATTCCCAGGAACTGAATAAATACCGGATTTTCTTTTACGATACCATTAGAAACAATATTACCCATATTCATGTTAACACCTCCATTTTCTAGTCTCTAAGCTCTTCTTCAAATACATTAGCTGCTGCATTTACTCCATTGACCACTGCATCAGAAGATACCGTTGCACCGGAAAGCACATCTACTTCCACTTCCGAGTCCGATGATTGGCCCTCAAACTGGTCTTTAAAGTCCTCTTCTGTTATTCGGTCTCCAAGTCCCGGAGTCTCTGTCTGACTTATGATTTCAATGCCGGTTATCTCTCCGTCCATATTAATCCCGGTTAGAACTTCTATCGGTCCGTCATATCCATTAGCTACTGTCTTTATGGTGTAGCCAATGACATTACCTCCTTCGCTTACTTCATAAACCTCTTCTACCAGGTCATAGGCAAGTATATCTCCATCTTCTATAATTCCTGCTTCTTCCAACCCTGGGAAAAAGGCTTCAATGGCTTCCATACTTTCTTCAATGGCTCTTTCTTCGATGATATCCGCCGTCATGGAGTTAACACCACCTAAAATCAAACCTGCTACAGAAGTAATCACCAACAAAATCAATCCTAATTTAATAATCTCACGCATTTTGCTTTTTCACCTCCCCAAATACTTTCGGAGCTGTATATCGGTCAATAAGTGGAACCATCGTATTCATTAGCAAAATTGAAAAACCTACACCCTCTGCATAGCCGCCGAATAAGCGGATCGTGGCAGTTAAAATACCACATCCCAGGGCAAAATAAATTCTTCCCCTTGGAGTTACAGGAGTTGAAGCATAATCTGTGGCCATATAAATAGCCCCGATCATCAGAGACCCGGAAAGCAGGTGAAAGGTCATATACTCAACATTAAAACCACTGTATAGCAAAGTAGCAATCGCTACGGTTAAAATATATATTCCAGGAATTCTTATCGAAATCACACGTCGATATAGCAGGTAGATCCCCCCAATAATTAACAACAAAGCAGAGGTTTCTCCCATACTTCCACCAATATCTCCAATCAGCAGATCTACAAAACTTGGCGCTCCTTGTTGTACTGTTGTAAAATCTTTAACGTAGGTAAGGGGTGTTGCTGTTGATACTGCATCCACTCCGGGTTCTACCCAGCCGGTCATACGGTCAGCGTAGGAAATAGTCAACATAATTCTTGCGGCTAAAGCCGGATTCATAAAGTTTTGTCCTACACCACCAAATAACTGTTTTACAATACCGATGGCAAATACCGATCCCACAACCGGCAACCATAAAGGTACAGTAGGGGGTAAGTTCAATGCCAACAACATGCCTGTAACCAGGGCACTTCCATCATGGATTGTTACCGGCATATTCCTAATTTTTTGGATCACGACCTCGGTTGCCAAACAGGAAATGATAGTAACTAATAAAATCATTGCTGCTGGCGCTTTAAAAAAATAAATTGAAGCAATAGTTGCCGGTATTAAGGCAATGGCAACATCAACCATGATTTTTTGAATCGAGGTATCTTCTCTAAGATGTGGTGATGAAGATACAATTAATCGATCACTCATTTATTTCCCTCCTTATACGATCTAACGTATTTCATTATTTTCTATTTTTTGCTTGTATTTCTCCTTTAGCAATTCGTATACTCTCTAGCAACGGCCGCTTTGATGGGCACACGTATGAACAGGCTCCACACTCTATACAGTCCATCGGATAATATTTTTCAGCCATATCCATATTATCGATTAATGCATAGGCACTGATATATAATGGCTGTAAATAAACAGGACAAACGTCCACACAAGCGGAGCATCGAATGCAGTTCTCTGGTTCCGGTATGGTTCCTTCTTCTCGGTTAAAAAAGACTACGCCGGAAGTTCCCTTCGTAATAGGAAGTTTGTCAGTGCTTACTGCCATACCCGTCATGGGTCCTCCCATAATAATTTTGCCGAGAGGTTCCTTTAATCCGCCACATTGTTGTACAAGTTCATTGACTGGTGTTCCGATTTTGACCCATAAATTCTTCGGATTCTCTAAAATCCTTCCACTAAAAGTAGTTACTCTTTCTATCAGCGGCATACCGGTTTCAATAGATTGACAAATCTGATATGCGGTTCCGATATTATTCACTACAACCCCTATTTCCATGGGTAAAGCTCCCGAAGGAACAATCCTGCCGGTACAGGCGTCGATTAATTGCTTTTCTGCACCTTGAGGGTACTTCGTTTTTACCACAACAACTTCAATGTTCTCTTCTTTTTCTACTGCTTTTTGCATCGTTTCAACGGCATCTAGTTTGTTATTTTCAATGCCGATATATCCTGTGCTTACGTCCAATACTTTCATAATCGCCTTAAGACCGACTACAACCTCTCTCGGATGTTCCAACATCAAACGATGATCCGCAGTTAAATAGGGTTCACATTCCGCTCCATTTAATATCACCGTATCTATGGTTTTCTCCGGCGGCGGCGATAGTTTTACATGGGTAGGAAATGTTGCCCCTCCCATCCCTACAATCCCGGCTTCCTTAATGACTTCTTTGATCTCATCACCACTAAGGTTTTCAATACTTCCCTTCTTTTGAACTGACTCATGCACTTGGTTTTTTCCATCGGACTCGATGTCAACGGATAATACTTCCCCGTTAACAGCCGGTTTCATCGCTATTTCCTTTACAGTTCCGGAAACACTGGCGTGAACTGGTGCGGATACAAAGCCTCCTGCTTGTCCAATTTTCTGGCCAACCTTTACGTAGTCTCCCGCTTCTACTAATGCATCGCAGGGAGCCCCGATGTGTTGTTGCAATGGGATCGTTACAACTTCTGGATCCTTTGCTTTTTCTAATGCTAAGTGAGCGGTATAATCCTTTCTTTCCGGTGGATGTGTACCTCCTTTAAATGAAAACACTTTCACTTTGTTTCACCCCTATCATTTTATTATATTTTTTAATCTTCTTGCGGTTAAGTTTGTTAATGTTACTACAATCTTAACCATAAATACTAAAGGATAATAATTCTACTTAAATATAGTATAATAAATTTTAAGATTTAACAAGTGTTTCTAGGTTTTCTTTTAAGTAACCTTTTATCCAGTCTAAAATTTCCAGGTCATTT
Protein-coding regions in this window:
- the rsxA gene encoding electron transport complex subunit RsxA, encoding MLDLSVSSLFAILVSAILVNNFVLSRFLGICPFLGVSKQVETAFGMGMAVTFVMSLASIITFIVQNYILDPLGLQYMQTIMFILVIASLVQLVEMVIQKTSPALYQSLGVFLPLITTNCAVLGLTILNIQENYNIVETIVHAIGAAVGFSLAIVLFAAIREKLEIANVPQPFKGFPIALLTAGLMSLAFLGFSGLV
- the rsxE gene encoding electron transport complex subunit RsxE; the protein is MNMGNIVSNGIVKENPVFIQFLGMCPVLAVTGTATNGLGMGLATTAVLLGSNTVIALMKNFIPDKIRIPSFIVVIATFVTMIGMVMNAYLPDLYDALGIFIPLIVVNCLILGRAESFASKNSTPSSIVDGISMGLGFTLALVVLGAVRELFGSGAIFGVELLGEAYPAMGIMVQPPGAFLALGLLTALFNVVIVKRIK
- a CDS encoding RnfABCDGE type electron transport complex subunit G, with translation MREIIKLGLILLVITSVAGLILGGVNSMTADIIEERAIEESMEAIEAFFPGLEEAGIIEDGDILAYDLVEEVYEVSEGGNVIGYTIKTVANGYDGPIEVLTGINMDGEITGIEIISQTETPGLGDRITEEDFKDQFEGQSSDSEVEVDVLSGATVSSDAVVNGVNAAANVFEEELRD
- a CDS encoding RnfABCDGE type electron transport complex subunit D, whose amino-acid sequence is MSDRLIVSSSPHLREDTSIQKIMVDVAIALIPATIASIYFFKAPAAMILLVTIISCLATEVVIQKIRNMPVTIHDGSALVTGMLLALNLPPTVPLWLPVVGSVFAIGIVKQLFGGVGQNFMNPALAARIMLTISYADRMTGWVEPGVDAVSTATPLTYVKDFTTVQQGAPSFVDLLIGDIGGSMGETSALLLIIGGIYLLYRRVISIRIPGIYILTVAIATLLYSGFNVEYMTFHLLSGSLMIGAIYMATDYASTPVTPRGRIYFALGCGILTATIRLFGGYAEGVGFSILLMNTMVPLIDRYTAPKVFGEVKKQNA
- the rsxC gene encoding electron transport complex subunit RsxC; translation: MKVFSFKGGTHPPERKDYTAHLALEKAKDPEVVTIPLQQHIGAPCDALVEAGDYVKVGQKIGQAGGFVSAPVHASVSGTVKEIAMKPAVNGEVLSVDIESDGKNQVHESVQKKGSIENLSGDEIKEVIKEAGIVGMGGATFPTHVKLSPPPEKTIDTVILNGAECEPYLTADHRLMLEHPREVVVGLKAIMKVLDVSTGYIGIENNKLDAVETMQKAVEKEENIEVVVVKTKYPQGAEKQLIDACTGRIVPSGALPMEIGVVVNNIGTAYQICQSIETGMPLIERVTTFSGRILENPKNLWVKIGTPVNELVQQCGGLKEPLGKIIMGGPMTGMAVSTDKLPITKGTSGVVFFNREEGTIPEPENCIRCSACVDVCPVYLQPLYISAYALIDNMDMAEKYYPMDCIECGACSYVCPSKRPLLESIRIAKGEIQAKNRK